The DNA segment CACAACCCGACGACAAGGCCTCGCTGTTCATTATGGCGCAGTGCTTCTATGATTCCGGACAGAACGAGAAGGCCTTGCGGATTTTTTCGCATCTGCGTCCGGATCCCAAGTGGGGTCCGCAAGCATCGCTGTACGCCGGGACGATCAATGTAAAGCTGCGTCGCTATGAACAGGCCCAGCTTGATTTCGAGATCGGACTGCGTCACCAGCAAATCCCGACCGACATCATGCTGGAGCTCAAGTACCGCCTGGCGGCCGCATACTCCCGCAACCAGGAACTTGACCGGGCACTGCCGCTGCTGCACGAGATCCGCAATACAAATCCGAATTACAAGGATGTACAGGCCCAGATTGCATCTGCATCGGAGCTGCATCAGAACCGCAATCTCCAGACCTACCTGATTGCCCCACCATCGGAGTTTGTGACCCTCTGCCGCAAGCTTACCTCCAGCTATTTCCCGCAAAGCCAGACCAAGATCACCGATATCAGTGTACAGAAAAGTGAATACACCGATATCCTTGCAGAAATAGAAACCAGCAAATGGATGGATGTAATTCTGTTCCGCTTTATCCGCTCTACCGGTCAGGTGGGTGAGTTCATGCTGCGTGACTTTCACGGGCGTATCAAGGAATGCAAGGCCGGGCGTGGGCTGTGCTTTACCGCCGGGAAATTTACCGAGGGGGCCGAGGCGTTTGTCGAGGCACGTCTTATCGATCTGATCCCCAAGGATGAGCTGCTCAAGCGTCTGCGCGCGCTGTCCCGTCGCTGATCTGGCGGGACCTCTCTGGGTCCTGGTACTTCGCGCTGCCGGTACCCCCCGACTATACGATCATTCTTACGGCTGACATATCGCCAGGCAGCGCTGCTCGGATACCCCCGGTACCTGCAATGGCTGTATCCGCCCCGAAATCCCGGCGGCATCCAGCTCGGCTCCGGCAGTTGCCGGATCCCCCTTGTACAGCACCCAATGACCGCCGGGGGCGGTGATCCGTCGCATCCCGGCCACAATCTCCGGCTGCAGCGGGCGG comes from the Spirochaeta africana DSM 8902 genome and includes:
- a CDS encoding tetratricopeptide repeat protein; amino-acid sequence: MGITVAIIILAVVIFLLLAVTLAVRNSDPGGGKRASRKRNKDAATLMKEAKKKLASNPKDADALLTMADIHFEEGAWEKCFRTYEILIDLSPSHPQIPEFHVTLRHALAAMKLKRYEDAYKSMVVARTLQADQFDVNYNLGFLEYQRKNYEKAIQLLRAAETQEPEHIDTRRYLGQAYAKAKKYKDAINRLKSVVDAQPDDKASLFIMAQCFYDSGQNEKALRIFSHLRPDPKWGPQASLYAGTINVKLRRYEQAQLDFEIGLRHQQIPTDIMLELKYRLAAAYSRNQELDRALPLLHEIRNTNPNYKDVQAQIASASELHQNRNLQTYLIAPPSEFVTLCRKLTSSYFPQSQTKITDISVQKSEYTDILAEIETSKWMDVILFRFIRSTGQVGEFMLRDFHGRIKECKAGRGLCFTAGKFTEGAEAFVEARLIDLIPKDELLKRLRALSRR